One genomic segment of Carassius carassius chromosome 21, fCarCar2.1, whole genome shotgun sequence includes these proteins:
- the LOC132097112 gene encoding homeobox protein Nkx-6.3-like — MESNISGSFLFNNSLNQFPSDIKAPVCQYSIANSFYKLGPTNISSQLQAGTPHGISDILSRSMVGGQGTPALLSGYPSMSGFGTAVPSPGVYYNRDYAPSGLSSFSKPGVECSGLKGKDSSCWVDGGYEWRGARQQCLNNSGHHTETVGKKKHTRPTFSGHQIFALEKTFEQTKYLAGPERARLAYSLGMTESQVKVWFQNRRTKWRKKSATEPSSTQASRGESRGDGSENEVEDEEYNRPLDPDTDDEKIRQLLRKHRRAFSVLRLGPHHI; from the exons ATGGAGTCCAATATTTCAGGGTCCTTCCTCTTCAACAACAGCTTGAACCAGTTCCCCTCAGACATCAAGGCCCCGGTGTGCCAGTACTCCATTGCCAACTCCTTCTACAAGCTCGGCCCCACCAACATCAGCTCTCAACTCCAGGCCGGCACGCCGCATGGCATCAGCGACATCCTGAGTCGGTCCATGGTGGGCGGCCAGGGAACCCCTGCACTGCTGTCCGGCTACCCCTCCATGAGTGGCTTCGGGACAGCCGTGCCCAGTCCAGGGGTGTATTATAACCGGGACTACGCCCCATCGGGACTGAGCAGTTTCTCTAAACCCGGAGTTGAATGTTCGGGTCTGAAGGGTAAAGACAGCAGCTGCTGGGTGGACGGAGGGTACGAGTGGAGAGGAGCCCGACAGCAGTGTCTCAACA ACAGCGGGCATCACACTGAGACTGTGGGGAAGAAGAAGCACACCAGACCCACGTTCAGTGGACACCAGATCTTCGCTCTGGAGAAAACCTTCGAGCAGACCAAGTACCTGGCAGGACCAGAGAGAGCCAGACTGGCGTACTCACTCGGCATGACCGAGTCACAAGTTAAA GTTTGGTTCCAGAACCGGCGCACAAAGTGGCGGAAGAAGAGCGCGACGGAGCCCAGCTCCACGCAGGCCTCGCGGGGGGAGAGCAGAGGAGACGGCTCGGAAAACGAGGTGGAGGACGAGGAGTACAACAGACCGCTGGACCCCGACACAGACGACGAGAAGATCCGACAGTTACTGCGCAAACACCGCAGAGCTTTCTCAGTGCTGCGCCTGGGACCGCATCACATCTGA
- the LOC132097114 gene encoding G2/M phase-specific E3 ubiquitin-protein ligase-like: MNTHTLSQSHSPPPVPAQQRHRLTSTSTILSDSSRNSSMEDMDFISLLREFQHMHLSGSEHISVLVSRNKVLQSATDSVSNSYFSWTKIPLVTFVGEEALDRGGPSREFFRILMMEVQRSLGIFEGQPGHLFFTYDQMALEEHKYELAGKLIAWSVAHGGPGLKFLDPCLYQLMCTQECQLVDFDWHLIPDADIQDKLQKISSCKTRVDLQRLQTEQGDWICECGFPGIYRHETSIRDVPKIYSFAVRHYIYLRTSSMIHQFTKGLNAYGQFWDMVRTHWVEFLPIFTNMHEPLSRGTFRDLFQIHWSKPGTKKREAEEQTIHCWELVLKMIEEKKPKAPHNELHFEEILAFITGADEVPPLGFSQKPSIHFNQPEQCGCRLPFANTCMMGLFLPRVVKDEVQLYRMILRAIRDSAVFGRT; this comes from the exons atgaacaCTCACACATTATCACAATCACATTCTCCTCCACCTGTTCCTGCACAACAGAGACACCGGTTGACTTCAACAAGCACTATTCTTTCAGATTCAAGCCGAAACTCTtcaatg GAGGACATGGACTTTATCTCTTTGCTCAGAGAGTTTCAGCACATGCATCTCAGTGGCAGCGAGCACATTTCAGTATTGGTTTCTCGTAACAAGGTGCTGCAGAGTGCTACAGATTCTGTTTCCAACTCTTATTTTTCTTGGACCAAAATCCCTCTCGTGACATTTGTTGGTGAGGAAGCCCTTGACCGTGGAGGTCCAAGCAGAGAGTTTTTCAG AATCCTGATGATGGAGGTGCAGAGATCGCTGGGCATCTTTGAGGGGCAGCCTGGACACCTTTTCTTCACCTATGACCAGATGGCACTGGAAGAACATAAGTATGAGTTGGCGGGGAAGCTGATTGCGTGGTCTGTGGCTCATGGTGGCCCAGGACTCAAATTTCTTGACCCCTGCCTGTACCAGCTGATGTGCACCCAGGAATGTCAGCTGGTAGACTTTGACTGGCACCTAATACCAGATGCTGACATTCAGGACAAACTACAAAAG ATTTCCTCATGCAAAACGAGGGTAGATCTCCAGAGGCTGCAGACAGAGCAGGGTGACTGGATCTGTGAATGTGGTTTCCCTGGAATATACAGACATGAAACTTCCATTAGAGATGTGCCAAAGATTTACTCCTTTGCAGTTCGACACTACATATATCTGAG AACATCAAGTATGATTCATCAGTTCACAAAAGGACTGAATGCTTATGGACAGTTCTGGGATATGGTAAGAACTCACTGGGTTGAGTTTCTACCCATCTTTACCAACATGCATGAGCCCCTTTCCAGAGGCACATTTAGAGACCTGTTCCAAATCCACTGGAGTAAACCAGGGACCAAGAAGAGGGAGGCAGAGGAGCAGACTATACACTGCTGGGAACTGGTACTTAAGATGATTGAAG AAAAAAAACCAAAAGCTCCACACAACGAGTTGCATTTTGAGGAGATTTTGGCTTTCATAACTGGAGCAGATGAGGTCCCACCACTTGGGTTTTCCCAGAAGCCCAGCATTCACTTCAATCAACCAGAGCAGTGTGGATGCCGTCTACCATTTGCCAACACATGCATGATGGGATTGTTCCTGCCCAGGGTTGTAAAAGATGAAGTGCAACTTTACAGGATGATCCTGAGAGCAATCAGGGACTCAGCTGTTTTTGGGAGaacataa
- the LOC132097115 gene encoding E3 ubiquitin-protein ligase NEURL3-like: protein MTEKKKEEVRCVCHTRWSLKAISFHSDVKGRLITLSDGGRRVSRDESSFCHGLTFSGRAVKPEEKLRLQVERCGGVWHGALRLGFTHVCPEQTPLPPLAIPDLTNSPLYAAVIVPEHICRPGSEIEFMLKKNGSLRIRSSDGRTHTEQTHLNPKWPVWAMIDVYGQTTAVTMLGSKMKRWIFTSRSCPALTHVRHTEEKETQERKKHMSMLDQRNLRNHHLDTTDHEAPDCVECVVCYSDVANCRLSCGHKCMCTPCAMRVHMTFGTCPMCRQPLGSFHPYVH, encoded by the exons ATGACAGAGAAAAAGAAAG AGGAAGTCAGGTGCGTGTGTCACACCCGGTGGAGCCTGAAAGCGATTTCTTTCCACTCAGACGTGAAGGGTCGTCTGATAACGCTGAGTGACGGCGGGCGTCGGGTTTCCAGGGACGAGTCGTCCTTCTGCCACGGGCTGACGTTCAGCGGGCGAGCGGTGAAGCCCGAGGAGAAGCTGCGGCTGCAGGTCGAGCGCTGCGGCGGAGTCTGGCACGGGGCACTGCGGCTCGGATTCACTCATGTGTGCCCCGAGCAGACACCTCTACCCCCTCTGGCCATCCCAGACTTGACCAACTCCCCGCTGTACGCCGCGGTCATCGTCCCCGAGCACATCTGTCGCCCCGGCTCAGAGATTGAGTTCATGCTGAAGAAGAACGGCAGTCTGAGGATACGGAGCTCTGATGGCAGAACACACACGGAACAGACCCATCTGAACCCCAAGTGGCCCGTCTGGGCGATGATCGACGTCTACGGGCAGACCACGGCGGTCACGATGCTCG GCTCCAAAATGAAGCGCTGGATCTTCACCAGTCGCTCCTGTCCTGCTCTCACACACGTCAGACACACTGAAGAGAAAGAAACACAGGAGAGGAAGAAACACATGAGTATGCTGGATCAGAGAAACCTGAGAAACCATCATCTTGACACCACAG ATCATGAAGCTCCAGACTGTGTGGAGTGTGTGGTGTGTTACAGTGATGTGGCAAACTGTCGTCTGAGCTGCGGTCATAAATGCATGTGTACTCCGTGCGCCATGAGGGTTCACATGACGTTTGGGACCTGTCCTATGTGTCGTCAGCCCTTGGGTTCCTTCCATCCCTACGTCCACTAA